The Nostoc sp. NIES-3756 DNA window CAGCAGCAACTCAAACAACTACAAACTAAACTAGATTCTCACAAACAGGAGCAGAAAGCCCAGTTACAGCAGTCTCAAAAGTGTCAGGCTCTAGTTTTGCATATTACTGAGAAAATCCGTGATGAGCTACTCCCCGCCGAAGGCGAACGCTGTGATGAAAAGCAAATTTTAGCAACAGTTACTCAAGAATTAGCCAATTTATTTCAACTAGAATCCTGCTATATCGAACTTTATAACCCTGACTACACCTGTGCTAGCGTCATTGATGAATACTCAAATACTAAACCCACATACCAAGGTTTAACTAAGCAAATTGCAGACTTGAGCGAAATTTATCAGCCACTTTTACAAAAACAACACTTCCACACTATAGAAATTGTTCCAGGTTGGCATCCTCAGTTATTAGTAATCACTCAACTAGCTTGTCCAATTTTTGATGGACAGGGGATATTAGGTAATCTTTGGTTGGTTCGACCAACACAACAGATGTTTGATGATTCGGAAATTTGTCTAGTTAAAACTTTAGCAAATCAGTGTGCGATCGCTATACGCCAAGCAAGGTTAGATGCAACTACCCAAGCAAGACTGCAAAAATTAGAACACAGAGAAAAGCTCACCAATATATTTCTCAAAAAACTCTCTCAAGAACTGCGGACACCCATCACCAGTATTAGCCTAGCAGCGCAAACCCTAGAAAGCCTTCTCTCGCCCACAAGTACATTAGATGAAGTCATACCCCAGCTTTTGCAAATTCTCCATAGTGAGTGTGGTAGAGAAAGCGAACTAATTAACGATTTGCTGACACTGACTTATTTACAAGCCAAACCAGAACCCCCTACACTCATTTCTATCGACCTCCAAACCTGGCTTCCTCCTATCGTTGAGTCCTTCCACGACCTCATCAGTTGTCAGCGACAGCAACTCAACTTAATTATCGAACCAGGGCTGCCACATTTAGAAACCGACATCACTGAACTAGAACGTATTGTCACCGAATTACTCACCCATACTTGTAAATATACTCCTGCGGGTGAATCAATTACAGTCTCTGCCCAACTCACCGCAAACTCTGTGCAGTTGAGTATTAGCAATTCTGGATTAGAAATTCCTCATGATGTGCGATCGCGCATCTTTGAGCCTTTCTATCATATTTCAGACAACGACCCTTGGAAATATAGCGGTACTGGCTTGGAAATGGCATTAGTTAAAAAAATGGTCAAGCACTTAGGCGGTTCTATTTTTGTTGAGAGTAGTGATGGTCAAACCACTTTCATGATCAAATTTCCCGCATCATCAATAACACGTTCAAGTAAAAACAGATAATGTTTGTGGGGTTTGGTAATTGGTAATACCAATTCGTAATTCGTAATAGCCTACGGCAAGGCTAACGCCTACGTAATTCGTAATTAATAACAAGTGCAAAAGTCTTGTTATTAATTGTTTTCAAGAATTAATTCCAGCCCTCAAAAAATACTACCTATGCCAATTTGGTATAAGTAGTAAACAAAGAGAAGCATTGCTACATCTGAGTTTCTGAATTACGAATTACGAATTACGAATTACGAATTACGAATATGCTTCCATTGGCAGACAAGAACAAACAAAATTCCTGTCACCAAAAGCCGCATCTATTCTGCCGACACTAGGCCAGAATTTATATTCCCTTGTCCAAGGTGCTGGGTAGGCGGCTTGTTCACGAGAATAGGGATGATGCCATTCGGCGCACAGAAGGCTTTCGACAGTGTGGGGTGCGTTTTTCAAGGCATTATCTTGAATATCTACCTTACCTGCTTCAATGTCGCCAATTTCTTGGCGAATAGCAATTAAGGCATCACAGAAACGGTCTAATTCTGCCTGAGATTCGCTTTCTGTCGGTTCTACCATGATTGTACCCGCCACAGGCCAGGAGACAGTCGGGGCGTGGAAACCATAATCCATAAGACGCTTTGCTACATCATCGATTTCGATATTGGCTGATTTTTTGAGCGATCGCAAATCTAAAATACACTCATGGGCAACCAAACTATTCTGCCCTTTGTACAACACAGGATAGTAAGACTCTAATCTTTTAGCGATGTAATTGGCGTTGAGAATTGCTACCTTAGTTGCTTTGGTTAAGCCGTCTGCCCCCATCATGGCAATATACATCCACGAAATCACTAGAATACTAGCACTACCCCAAGGTGCAGATGCGATCGCCCCAATATTTTGGGAATCTTCCCCACTCCCCAGAACAGGATGTCCAGGTAAAAATGGCACAAGATGGGAAGCCACACCAATTGGCCCCATACCCGGGCCACCGCCGCCATGAGGAATACAGAAGGTTTTGTGCAAATTCAAGTGACAAACATCCGCGCCAATATCCCCTGGACGGCAAATCCCCACTTGGGCATTCATATTTGCCCCATCCATATAAACTTGACCGCCGTGATTATGAATAACCGCACAAATTTCTTGAATTGCTTCCTCAAACACACCGTGAGTTGAGGGATAAGTCACCATCAATGCAGCAAGTTCATGGCTGTGTTTTTCTGCCTTGGCTTTGAGGTCATTAACATCAATATTACCCTCAGCATCACAAGCCACTGCGACAACTTTCATCCCACACATTACCGCACTCGCTGGGTTTGTCCCGTGTGCAGAAGTGGGAATTAAACAGACATTGCGGTGTGCTTCTCCCCGACTTTCGTGATACTGACGAATTACCAACAGCCCTGCATATTCACCTTGAGAACCCGCATTAGGTTGTAAAGAAATGCCAGCAAACCCTGTAATTTCTGCTAGCCAAGCCTCAAGCTGTTGGAACAGAATTTGATAACCCCGCGTTTGGGTGGGTGGCGCAAAAGGATGTATCCTCCCAAATTCTTCCCAAGTTACAGGAATCATTTCAGATGTGGCATTTAACTTCATCGTACAGGAACCCAAAGGAATCATCGATGTAGTTAACGACAAATCTTTGGTTTCTAGTCTATGCAGATAGCGCAGTAACTCAGTTTCTGAATGATAGCGGTTGAAGACGGGATGCGTCAGGTAACTGCTAGTACGAGGGAAAGAGATGTGGGGGGAAAATGTTAATTCTTCTGGAGTGAAAGGTAAATCATCTTTATTTGCGAATATTTGCCAGAGGTCAATGAGGTCTTCTGGTGTGGTAGTTTCATCTAAAGAAATTCCCACAGTCGCCTCATCATAAATTCGCAGGTTAATATTACGAGCTTGGCAACCTGCAAGAATAGTTTCTAGCTTGTGTGTTCCCAACTCTACCCGCAGGGTATCAAAGAAATTTTGGGAACTGATTTTATAACCCAGCCGCTTTAAACCTTCTGTCAAAATTACAGTCAACTGGTGAATATTTTCAGCAATTTGCTTGAGTCCTTCTGGCCCGTGATAGACGGCGTACATACTCGCCATCACTGCCAGTAGTACCTGGGCTGTACAAATATTACTAGTAGCTTTTTCCCGGCGGATGTGTTGTTCACGGGTTTGCAAGGCTAGACGCAGTGCTGTTTTCCCGTTGACATCTTTAGATACACCGACAATTCGCCCTGGAACTTGTCGCTTGTATTCTTCCTTTGTAGCAAAGTATGCCGCATGAGGCCCACCAAAGCCCAAAGGAATACCGAAACGTTGGGTACTACCTACGGCAATATCAGCACCAAATTCACCAGGGGGAGTAAGTAAAGTTAAGCTTAAGGGGTCTGCGGCTACCGTTACCAATGCGCCTTGGGCGTGAGCTTTTTCGATGAAAACACGGTAGTCGTAGACTGTGCCATCAGTGGCGGGATATTGTAAGACAGCGCCGAAAATCGGTTGAGCAAAATCAAATGTCTGATGATCCCCGATAATAATCTCGATCCCCAAGGGTTTAGCCCTGGTTTGTAAAACGTCTATCGTTTGGGGATGGCACTCATGGGAGACAAAATAGGCATTGGCCTTATTTTTACTTACTCCATAACTCATACTCATGGCTTCTGCGGCGGCTGTCGCTTCATCAAGTAGGGAAGCATTGGCAATTTCCAACCCTGTTAAGTCGATAATCATGGTTTGGAAATTCAGCAGCGCTTCTAGCCGCCCTTGAGCAATTTCTGGCTGATAGGGAGTATAGGCTGTATACCACCCAGGGTTTTCTAAAATATTACGCCCAATCACTGGCGGGGTGATAGTATCGTAATATCCCATACCAATGTATGAGCGAAACACCTGATTTTTTGAAGCAATTTGTTTTAACTTTGCCAGTGCTGCATACTCAGTTTGCGCCTCTGGTAACTGTAACTTTTTATTCAGCCGAATCGACGCGGGTACTGTTTTATTAATCAGGGCATCTAGGTTAGAAAATCCCAATACATCAAGCATTTGTTGAATATCTGCCGATGATGGGCCTATATGTCTTTGTATAAAAGTATTAAAAACTTTTTTTCCTTGGTCTAGTTGTTGGCGTTGGTCTTCATTAAAACGACCTTCATCGCTAGACTGAGGAATAGGGGCATAAGATACCACTAAATTAAACTCCAGAAGTAACTATTTAATATTTTGCAACAAATACCCTGAGAACGTAGGGGTAATTTCTCGACTTTCAATAAACAAGGCAAGACAGTTAACTGTTAACTGTTAACTGTCTCCTCAACTACTCGCCTTCTACCTCGGCGCGGTATTCATCCGCAGTTAAAGCATCATTTACTTCATCGGGGTCATTAACACGTAACTTTAAGAACCATCCTTCACCGTAAGGATCATCTGCAACTGCTTCGGGAGATTCAATTAAAGCCTCATTCCGTTCTATGACTGTTCCCGTTATCGGTGCATTCAAGTCTTCCACAGCTTTAACTGATTCAATTGAGCCAAAAGTGTCCCCTTTTGTAAGTAAGTCACCAATTTCTGGCAATTCTAAGAACACTACATCACCCAACTGATCTACAGCAAATTCTGTAATGCCAATAGTAGCAATTTCACCATCTAGCCTCACATATTCATGAGTATCCAAATATCGCAAATCTTGAGGGTATTCAAACGACGACATTTCTTTTCCTCTTAAAATATCAAAAAATTAGCGTCCCAAAGGTAATTAAAACCACATTGAGCAATTAACCATACTGTGATTGAGTATCTTACAACACATTCAGTTGGTCAACAGTTAACCATTCCTATCCCTTCTTACTTGAACGATAAAAGGGGCGTTTAACTACAACTGCTGGGTATGCTTTACCACGTATTTCTACTTCAAGCTGCTGACCGACTTTTGCTAGTTTAGCGGGAACATAGGCTAAAGCAACAGGATGACCAAGTGTAGGGGATAGAGTACCGCTTGTAACTTCGCCTACTACTTTACCTTCTGCGAGGACTTGGTAGCCGTGACGGGCAATGTTTCTACCTTGGGTTTGCAAACCTATGAGTCGGTGCTGTACTCCTGTGGCTTTTTGTTGTTCTAAAACTGACCTACCAATAAAATCACCTTTGGTATCTAAATGAACTAGCCAGCCTAAGCCAGCTTCTAGGGGTGTGGTTGTATCGTCGATGTCTTGTCCGTAAAGTGCCATTGCTGCTTCTAGCCGGAGGGTATCTCTTGCACCCAGTCCACAGGGAATGACACCAGCATCGTACAAACTACGCCATAACTCTACCCCTACTTCTGGGTCTACTAAAACTTCAAAGCCATCTTCCCCGGTGTAACCTGTACGAGCAATAAAGGCGGGTTTATCTAGTATTGTTGTTTCTAAATGTCCAAATGCTGGGATTGGTTGTAAGTCTGCTTTAACAAAGGGTTGAAGATAATCGATAGCTTTTGGCCCTTGGAGGGCAATTAAAACTTTGGTTGGTGAAATGTCTTGGAATTGCACCTGATTTTGATCTAGGTGCTGCAATATCCATGCTTTGTCTTTATTGGTGGTGGCTGCGTTGACGATGATAAACGCCTGTTGTGTGCCGTTGCTGTCTTCGCCTTGGTAGTAGACGATAATATCGTCAATTATTCCGCCTTGGGGATTTAACAATACTGTGTATTGGGCTTGACCTGGTTGCAACCGACTTAAATCTGAAGGTACTAAAACCTGGAGGTGAGAAATTAGGTTTTTACCTTGGAGGGTAAATTTGCCCATGTGAGAAATGTCAAACATCCCAGCCGCAGTTCTTACCGCTTCGTGTTCACGGGAAATACCGCTAAATTGTACTGGCATTTCCCAACCGCCAAAGCTGGTTAAGCGGGCTTTGAGTTCTACACCCAGTTGATACAGAGGGGTTCTCGCTAAGATTTCGGCAGTGTCTTGTTGATTAGCCACAGATAGTTTTGCTTATGCGATCGCATTTCAACATCTAATCTTATAGGAGTGGGGAGTAGGGAATAGGAAGTCGTGAAGAAAAATATAATTTATTTCTTTGTGCCTATTTACTACTCATTACTCAAAGTGATGTTTAATAATGGAGGAATGTTGAGATTTGTTAAGAAAGCGTTATGAATTATTGGCGAGTAATAGCAAGCCTGGTTTTGGCTGTGGTTTTATTTCTGTTTCCAGGGTCAGCGCAAGCTGCAAGTTCTTCCAGTATCACCCGTTCTGCTGGTGATGAAGTGCAAGTGAAGAATTTTGTAGGTCAAAGCCTAGTTGGTACGGAATTTACCAATGTGGATTTAGAAAATGCCAACTTTAGCAATGCTGATTTACGCGGTGGCGTGTTTAACGGTACTGTGTTAGAGGGAGTGAATTTACATGGTGTAGACTTCAGTAACGGCATAGCCTATCTGGCAAGATTTAAAAATGCTAATTTAACTGATGCTATTTTCACCGATGCTATGATGCTTCGCTCTACTTTTGATAATGTAGATGTTACTGGGGCAGATTTTACTAATGCAGTTTTGGACGGAACCCAGGTGAAAAAACTCTGTACCAAAGCTAGTGGAGTTAATTCCAAAACTGGTACTGATACCCGCGAATCTTTGGGTTGTAAGTAACAAGGAGAAGGGAATCTAAAAAATTTCTTATTCCCTACTCAAAATCCATCAAAAAATTCCTATAAAACACGCTAAAAAGTAGCGTTAGATACCTTTTGTCTTTATTTATTAGAAAACTCGACCCTGCATATCAGCATATTCAATCACTCAGGGGTTGCTGAAATCTTCACATTTTGTTACAAAAATACAAAGAACTTCTAGAGACCCACAACCAAATGTTCGGCGGACTTACTGGTTTCCAAGATCCTAAAGGCACTGATTGGGGCGAAAGAATGCTCAATACAGTTGCCAGCCAAACGATTCGCCACTTGTTTACCCAAAGCGAGTCAGTAGAAGTCTTTGTGCGTTGCTTTCCCTCCAGCAAGCTGTTACAAGGTAGTATTGACAGCTTCAAAATGAGCGGACGCGGCTTAGTTATTCGCAGAGATTTTGCCGTAGAGGAGATGTCTTTTGAGACTGATGCGGTATCTATAGATTTTGGTGCTGTTTTGAGTGGGAAGTTAAATCTCAAACAACCAACCCAGGCGATCGCTCAAGTAATATTATCTGAAGCTGGGATCAACAAAGCATTTCAAGCTGAACTAGTACAAAAGCGTTTAGTTAACTTAGCTGTACCTGCCTTAACTGAGTTATCTGGCGGTCAACCAGTCTCTTTCACAGAGGTTCAAGTACAACTTCTCCCCCAAAGTAGCTTAAGAATTAATGCTCAGGCAGATTTGGGTAGTGGTGAACTCATACCTATCACCATGACTCTAACTGTGGCTGTGGAAAAGCGCCGCCGCATTTCTTTTAAAAATCCCATAGTTGAACTAGACTCAGTTCCCGAATCACAAAGAGAAATATCAAATACCTTAAGCCTAGCACTAGCAGAAATTTTAGATAATATGGTCGATTTAGACCGTTTTGACCTTGACGGCGTAAAAATGCGCCTTAATCGTTTAGATACTGAAGGAGACAAGTTAATATTTAGTGGCTACGCAGAAATCGAAAGGATTCCCCGTAGTTCTTAGGCGGTAACAGGGACAGGGTACAGAGGAAATAGAGGAAAAATTAGACAAGTTAGAAAACACTCCCCCTACTTCCTCATCTCCCCCATCTTCCCTTACTCTCTATTTCCAATCCTTGTCTGCTTGTTCTAGAACATAAGCAGCTACATCTTCAATTTGTTCAGATTTTAAACGACCCTTGAAAGCAGGCATGGCGTTTTTACCATTGGTGACTTGAGTAATAATGGCTTGGGCTGAGTACATACCAAACTGTTCCAAAGCATCTTTCTTGAGATTTTTGTTGGCTTGAACTAAGTTCTTGCCGCCGGCATGGCAAGAAGCACAATTAGCACTAAATATTTTCGCTCCATTGACACTATCTGCCGCCAATGCTGGGCTGCTGAAGGCAAAAGTGAAGAGTGCTATGCCTAACAGCACTAAGGAAAAAATCTTTTTCATTTCGTGTTCTCTCTGCAAATAAGGCTTCATTGAGCCAATATCTTCTTCAATAATTGTCAACTGAGCCATTACTTGCGTCAAAAGACGAGTCGTCAAACTTTAAGAACGTGATGAGCGCTGTTAGCGGTAGCAGCGCGATGAGTGATGAGTGGGAAAAATAATTATTACTCCCTCATCTCCCTCATCTCCCTCAATCCCTCCTCGCTAATGTATTCATTGCTTCTTCTGTGACGCGGCAAATTCGCCAATCATCTAATATTGATGCTCCCATGCGGCGATAAAATGCTTGGGCTGATTCATTCCAATCGAGGACACTCCACTCTAATCTGCCACAACCGCGTTCGACAGCGATTTGGGCTAATTTGGTGAGGAGGGCTTTGCCAATGCCTTGCCGCCGATACTCTGGCAAGACAAACAAATCTTCCAGATAAATCCCCGGCTTGGTGAGAAAGGTAGAGTAGTTATGAAAAAATAGGGCAAAACCTACAGCTTGACCTGCGGATTCCGCTAAAATTGCTTCAACGTATTTTTGCGAACCAAAAAGATGCTCTTGTAGTGCCAGAGCGTTGCCAGTTACAGCATGAGTTAAATTTTCGTACTCTGCCAATTCTTTAATCAAGCCAAATAGTGTTTCACTATCAGCAGGTTCAGCAAAACGCACGGTCAAATTGTTAGTCATTAGTCATTAGTCATTAGTCCACAGTCAATAGTCTAAGCGATCGCTTCAACCAGAAAGAACTAATGGCGTAATTTTTTGACTATAAAGCTAGTACTGATTCCGAAAGAAGCGTCTTCACTCGCGCAGCGTCCCGGAGGGAAGCAGAACCACTGCTTCCTCTCAAATCAACCAACCCTTAAGCCGTTTAGCTATGTGCGGACGGCGGAGTTTGCGCATGGCTTTGCTTTGAATTTGTCGGACTCGTTCGCGGGATAGGTTGAACATATTGCCGACTTCTTCTAAGGTGCAGGGTTCGCTGGTTGTCAAACCATAACGTAAGGAAATTACGTCTTTTTCTCTGGGGGTAAGCACATCACCAAGAACTTCCCAAATCTCCTGACGCATCATGTTTTCGTTCATTTTTGCTTCTGGAGATAGGTTATCTTCATCTTCTAATAAGTCCATCAGTTCGGTATCTTCTTCTTTACCGACTCGATGATTTAAAGATAGTGCTTGTCGCCTGAGTTGTTGCAGTTGGCGTAGCTGTGGGACAGTGATTTCCAATGCTTCAGCCATTTCCGCTTCGGATGGGTTGCGGCTGAATTTTTGTTTGAGTTCTCGTTGGGCTTTTTTGAGTTTGTTGAGTTTTTCTACAATGTGAATTGGTAGGCGGATTGTTCTGGCATCATTAGCGATCGCTCTAGTTATTGCTTGTCTAATCCACCAGTAAGCATAGGTAGAAAACTTGTATCCTTTATCGGGATCAAACTTTTCTGTAGCTCGATTTAATCCCATTGCTCCTTCTTGAATTAAATCTAGAAAAGGTACTCCGCGATTGAGATATCGTTTGGCAATTGATACTACCAATCTCAAGTTCGAGCGAATCATTTTTCTTTTAGCTACTCGACCTTGATACAAACGATTTTCTAATTGTTTTTCTGTTATGTCTAACTGAGCAGCTACTTGAGCTTTTGTTGGATGTTGTCCTAATTGTGTTTCTAAAGCAGATTGTAAATCTCTAAATTCTTCTAAAAATCTGACTCTTCTGGCTAATTCCACTTCTTCATCGGGTTTTAGCAGTGGATAGCGTGCCATTTCTTTAAAAAACGCCCCTACTGCATCATCATGCTCTGTTTTATTATACCCAGAAGGCCGGGCGGCGGCCATTTCGTCCCCATCACGTTCGTCTGTTTCCAGATTTTCTATTATTGGGGTTTCTTCTATGATTAGTTCTAAATTATCAAGGCTATCAAGTGAATGCTCATCATGTTCGACAACATTCCCTAGTATCTCCATTGTTCCTAATTCAGCAATATTCATAGTTTCCTTGAGGGATTCATGCTTTGTCTGGTACATAATTTAATGACATATATTAACTACTGAGAATTGGTAGTTTCCCTAACTTAAGATGTGCTTGTTTGTTGACAGCATCCAAGTTTTCGTAATTTAATTTTTAGAAATTTCCATTAATTGCTAGCTGTCGGTGTGTAGCTGCTATCTTCAACTTCTTGGGATATTAATTTTGCACCCAAATTTTATTTTCTCAGTTTCCCACAAATATATTGCTTATTTTTTTATTAATCCTTTAATCTAGCAAACCCCCTCAATCTCTTTTTTATTTAACAAGTAGAAAGAAATATAAGTAATTCTCCCTTTATCTTTTAAAAATTATAAACTTTTATAAAGTTTTTTAGCTTTATCCGTGGAGAGATATGAGAGGAATCATAATATTTTTTGGTCTTGATTTATTATTAGCCTGAGTAATTTCCCCGAATGCTAATAATTGTGCAGTTTACTATTCCCAAGAAATTATTTGTATAAAAGCATCTCATAGAGACAAAGGAATGAATATCTATCAATAGGCGGAAAAAAGGCTATTCCTTATTTAGTACTTAGATAAACTATTTCATCAATTTTCAAGGACATAGTTTGATTTTTTATAGTTGTCTTCAAATATTTATTGCACGTATGCTTGAATTAAATTTGTCTAGTAGGTTACATAAGAGGAAACTTATCAAGTATTATAAGTAATAAAAGTAGTAGGATTTACAAATTACATCTAAAGAAAGAAAAATAAAAGTCTGACAAGCTCAGTAAAGTTAAGTGGCTCGGTCTAAGGAAATAAGAAGATTTATCTTTCAAATTCAACAATTATGTATATTAATGACAACAATTCACTAGGTTTATTAGTTAACGAAAATCAGGACTTATACCGAGCAGCAACAAATATAAATCAGTATGTTGAAGTATTAGTGGATTGTCCTGGTAATTCAGGATTATTCACTTACCGGATACCCAATCAGTTAGAAATTAAACCAGGAGATATATTAAGTGTACCTTTTGGCTCTCAGCAATTAGGCGCGATCGCTATTCGATTATCGGCACAACCCAACATTGATATAGCACCAGAAAAAATCCGCGAAGTAGAGGATGTAGTGACTTCTGGGTTTTTTGCTACTACTTATTGGGAATTATTAAATCGTGTAGCAGCGTATTACTACACGCCATTGATTCAGGTAATAAGGGTAGCCTTACCACCCGGATTATTAGGGCGATCCCAACGCAGAGTCCGCTTGATAAAAAGACAAAATGAGCAATTATCAGTTCCGTTTTTAAGTCCCCCAGCACAGCAAATTCTCAAGCTATTACAAGCCCAAGGCGCAGGAGATTATAGTTTCACTTATTTGCAGCAAAAAGTTAAATCAACTTATCGAGGAGTGCGAGAATTATTACGTATTGGTTTAGTGGAAAGTTACTTAGAACCACCCCGAACAACTCGACCAAAACTGCAAAAAGCAGTGATATTAATTAACACAATTGACCGTGATTTAACCACCCGCCAAAGAGAAATTTTGGATGTATTGCGCAGGAGTGGTGGTGAGCTATGGCACAGTGAATTGTTACAAATTTGTAGTACCAGTTCCTCTACCCTGAAGACGATGGAACAAAAAGGCTACATTGCTATAGAAGAACGGGAAATATTGCGGAAAGAACAAGCACAAGTATTAGATTTAGATACACCAAAATCATTAAATATTGCCCAAAGTAATGCCTTAGCAACTATACAAAATCTAAATGGATTTGCTCAAGTATTGTTACATGGAGTGACAGGTTCCGGCAAAACAGAAGTATATTTACAAGCGATCGCTCCACTACTGGCACAAGGAAAATCAGCCCTAGTTTTAGTCCCGGAAATCGGACTCACACCCCAACTCACCGACCGTTTCCGCGCCCGTTTTGGCAACAATAAAATCAGCGTCTATCACAGCGCCCTCTCCGACGGCGAACGCTACGACACCTGGAGACAAATGCTGACAGGCGATCCCCAAATTGTCATCGGCACACGCAGCGCCATTT harbors:
- the gcvH gene encoding glycine cleavage system protein GcvH, which encodes MSSFEYPQDLRYLDTHEYVRLDGEIATIGITEFAVDQLGDVVFLELPEIGDLLTKGDTFGSIESVKAVEDLNAPITGTVIERNEALIESPEAVADDPYGEGWFLKLRVNDPDEVNDALTADEYRAEVEGE
- the gcvP gene encoding aminomethyl-transferring glycine dehydrogenase, with product MVSYAPIPQSSDEGRFNEDQRQQLDQGKKVFNTFIQRHIGPSSADIQQMLDVLGFSNLDALINKTVPASIRLNKKLQLPEAQTEYAALAKLKQIASKNQVFRSYIGMGYYDTITPPVIGRNILENPGWYTAYTPYQPEIAQGRLEALLNFQTMIIDLTGLEIANASLLDEATAAAEAMSMSYGVSKNKANAYFVSHECHPQTIDVLQTRAKPLGIEIIIGDHQTFDFAQPIFGAVLQYPATDGTVYDYRVFIEKAHAQGALVTVAADPLSLTLLTPPGEFGADIAVGSTQRFGIPLGFGGPHAAYFATKEEYKRQVPGRIVGVSKDVNGKTALRLALQTREQHIRREKATSNICTAQVLLAVMASMYAVYHGPEGLKQIAENIHQLTVILTEGLKRLGYKISSQNFFDTLRVELGTHKLETILAGCQARNINLRIYDEATVGISLDETTTPEDLIDLWQIFANKDDLPFTPEELTFSPHISFPRTSSYLTHPVFNRYHSETELLRYLHRLETKDLSLTTSMIPLGSCTMKLNATSEMIPVTWEEFGRIHPFAPPTQTRGYQILFQQLEAWLAEITGFAGISLQPNAGSQGEYAGLLVIRQYHESRGEAHRNVCLIPTSAHGTNPASAVMCGMKVVAVACDAEGNIDVNDLKAKAEKHSHELAALMVTYPSTHGVFEEAIQEICAVIHNHGGQVYMDGANMNAQVGICRPGDIGADVCHLNLHKTFCIPHGGGGPGMGPIGVASHLVPFLPGHPVLGSGEDSQNIGAIASAPWGSASILVISWMYIAMMGADGLTKATKVAILNANYIAKRLESYYPVLYKGQNSLVAHECILDLRSLKKSANIEIDDVAKRLMDYGFHAPTVSWPVAGTIMVEPTESESQAELDRFCDALIAIRQEIGDIEAGKVDIQDNALKNAPHTVESLLCAEWHHPYSREQAAYPAPWTREYKFWPSVGRIDAAFGDRNFVCSCLPMEAYS
- a CDS encoding GNAT family N-acetyltransferase; amino-acid sequence: MTNNLTVRFAEPADSETLFGLIKELAEYENLTHAVTGNALALQEHLFGSQKYVEAILAESAGQAVGFALFFHNYSTFLTKPGIYLEDLFVLPEYRRQGIGKALLTKLAQIAVERGCGRLEWSVLDWNESAQAFYRRMGASILDDWRICRVTEEAMNTLARRD
- a CDS encoding LmeA family phospholipid-binding protein, with protein sequence MFGGLTGFQDPKGTDWGERMLNTVASQTIRHLFTQSESVEVFVRCFPSSKLLQGSIDSFKMSGRGLVIRRDFAVEEMSFETDAVSIDFGAVLSGKLNLKQPTQAIAQVILSEAGINKAFQAELVQKRLVNLAVPALTELSGGQPVSFTEVQVQLLPQSSLRINAQADLGSGELIPITMTLTVAVEKRRRISFKNPIVELDSVPESQREISNTLSLALAEILDNMVDLDRFDLDGVKMRLNRLDTEGDKLIFSGYAEIERIPRSS
- the petJ gene encoding cytochrome c6 PetJ encodes the protein MKKIFSLVLLGIALFTFAFSSPALAADSVNGAKIFSANCASCHAGGKNLVQANKNLKKDALEQFGMYSAQAIITQVTNGKNAMPAFKGRLKSEQIEDVAAYVLEQADKDWK
- a CDS encoding pentapeptide repeat-containing protein, whose amino-acid sequence is MNYWRVIASLVLAVVLFLFPGSAQAASSSSITRSAGDEVQVKNFVGQSLVGTEFTNVDLENANFSNADLRGGVFNGTVLEGVNLHGVDFSNGIAYLARFKNANLTDAIFTDAMMLRSTFDNVDVTGADFTNAVLDGTQVKKLCTKASGVNSKTGTDTRESLGCK
- the gcvT gene encoding glycine cleavage system aminomethyltransferase GcvT → MANQQDTAEILARTPLYQLGVELKARLTSFGGWEMPVQFSGISREHEAVRTAAGMFDISHMGKFTLQGKNLISHLQVLVPSDLSRLQPGQAQYTVLLNPQGGIIDDIIVYYQGEDSNGTQQAFIIVNAATTNKDKAWILQHLDQNQVQFQDISPTKVLIALQGPKAIDYLQPFVKADLQPIPAFGHLETTILDKPAFIARTGYTGEDGFEVLVDPEVGVELWRSLYDAGVIPCGLGARDTLRLEAAMALYGQDIDDTTTPLEAGLGWLVHLDTKGDFIGRSVLEQQKATGVQHRLIGLQTQGRNIARHGYQVLAEGKVVGEVTSGTLSPTLGHPVALAYVPAKLAKVGQQLEVEIRGKAYPAVVVKRPFYRSSKKG
- a CDS encoding GAF domain-containing protein, which produces MNTNPVDSTIKLKGQAHPHILFGAEVDEQSSGEQLLLSIYDSVQTSIFVVDVLEDGDFQYVALNPTHERWLGIKSEELRGKKPEDILTAVDAVKVRQHYTDCVRFGKTISYEQCLQFQGVTTWWTTTLTPLRDANSKIYRLIGTSSNITATKQLAQAREIQAQGAEILAAIAQQIQESFDLETILYQTAKDLRHCLNCDRILIYKIKSENNGTIVAESTVFPEISLLGKSFSDPCLNGKYQQSQGRCCLEIIEDIYAARVKSCQREFLASMQVRANLVVPITLHKDLWGLLIAQYCDQPHQWQQIEVDLIKQLSTQLSVAIQQTKLQQQLKQLQTKLDSHKQEQKAQLQQSQKCQALVLHITEKIRDELLPAEGERCDEKQILATVTQELANLFQLESCYIELYNPDYTCASVIDEYSNTKPTYQGLTKQIADLSEIYQPLLQKQHFHTIEIVPGWHPQLLVITQLACPIFDGQGILGNLWLVRPTQQMFDDSEICLVKTLANQCAIAIRQARLDATTQARLQKLEHREKLTNIFLKKLSQELRTPITSISLAAQTLESLLSPTSTLDEVIPQLLQILHSECGRESELINDLLTLTYLQAKPEPPTLISIDLQTWLPPIVESFHDLISCQRQQLNLIIEPGLPHLETDITELERIVTELLTHTCKYTPAGESITVSAQLTANSVQLSISNSGLEIPHDVRSRIFEPFYHISDNDPWKYSGTGLEMALVKKMVKHLGGSIFVESSDGQTTFMIKFPASSITRSSKNR